In a genomic window of Holophagaceae bacterium:
- the truB gene encoding tRNA pseudouridine(55) synthase TruB — protein sequence MESGVCLVHKETGGTSFDVVRAFSREAREEGLKKYPLGHGGTLDPFASGLLLILAGQATRLMELMHPLPKTYVAVLAWGAETDTCDHLGRPMAEGDASALSPAMLDAALAAFLGWRDQVPPATSAKKIDGEAAYRKAHRGEEVLLPPSRVYLHEARWLDHDLPKRSRLELTCRGGYYVRALARDLGRQLGCGAHLAGLDRSAIGPWSDPAPGAREWVRGEALVPWCRSRWLTGDEAASLGHGRAIPLGEMEEPTWKLPAGFPDPVAPIRALHEGRLVALLREQEGGLRTFANLRGGL from the coding sequence ATGGAGTCTGGGGTCTGTCTGGTCCACAAAGAAACCGGGGGCACGAGCTTTGATGTGGTGCGCGCGTTCTCGCGGGAAGCCCGGGAAGAAGGCCTGAAGAAATACCCCTTGGGCCATGGCGGCACGCTGGATCCCTTCGCCAGCGGCCTGCTGCTGATCCTCGCGGGCCAGGCCACGCGGCTCATGGAACTGATGCACCCGCTGCCCAAGACCTATGTCGCGGTACTCGCCTGGGGCGCCGAAACGGACACCTGCGACCATCTGGGCCGGCCAATGGCCGAAGGCGATGCCTCAGCTCTCTCTCCGGCCATGCTGGATGCTGCCCTGGCGGCGTTCCTGGGCTGGCGGGACCAGGTTCCGCCCGCGACGAGCGCGAAAAAGATCGACGGCGAAGCAGCCTATCGGAAAGCCCATCGCGGCGAGGAAGTCCTCCTTCCACCCTCGCGGGTCTACCTTCACGAGGCCAGGTGGCTGGACCACGATCTGCCGAAGCGCAGCCGCCTGGAACTCACCTGCCGGGGCGGCTACTACGTGCGGGCCCTGGCCCGGGACTTGGGCCGCCAACTCGGCTGCGGCGCCCATCTTGCCGGACTGGATCGGAGCGCCATCGGACCCTGGAGCGACCCCGCGCCCGGCGCGCGCGAATGGGTTCGCGGCGAAGCCCTGGTGCCGTGGTGCCGCTCCCGCTGGCTCACCGGCGACGAGGCGGCTTCCCTGGGCCACGGACGAGCCATCCCTCTGGGGGAAATGGAGGAGCCCACCTGGAAGCTGCCCGCTGGTTTTCCCGATCCAGTGGCTCCCATCCGCGCGCTCCATGAAGGCAGGCTGGTGGCGCTGCTCCGGGAGCAGGAAGGCGGGCTCCGGACCTTCGCGAATCTGCGCGGGGGGCTGTGA
- a CDS encoding class I SAM-dependent methyltransferase, which yields MEDWFKDWFDEDYLALYANRDEAEAELAVETGLRMAPELASGPVLDLACGAGRHLDWLRRSNPEAFGLDLSPSLLRAAPTHLRGHLLRGDMRHLPLRANSLAGICLWFTPFGYFSDSNNRALLHNLAALLRPGGVALMDYLNAAHLRENLVLEDVEEHSGRRVHNRRTIEGKRIVKRMSIEYLDSGATREVVESVRVYEPAELAGLAVEAGLKLRAECGDYSGNGFRPDSPRWLAFFERSKGE from the coding sequence ATGGAAGATTGGTTCAAAGACTGGTTCGACGAGGATTATCTGGCGCTCTACGCGAACCGCGACGAGGCCGAGGCGGAATTGGCCGTGGAAACCGGCCTGCGGATGGCGCCAGAACTGGCCTCGGGGCCGGTGCTGGACCTGGCCTGCGGCGCGGGCCGGCACTTGGACTGGTTGCGCAGGAGCAATCCGGAAGCCTTCGGCCTGGACCTCTCCCCGAGCCTCCTGCGCGCCGCGCCCACGCACTTGCGGGGGCATCTGCTCCGCGGGGACATGCGCCACCTGCCCCTCCGGGCGAATTCCCTGGCCGGAATCTGCCTCTGGTTCACCCCTTTCGGTTATTTCAGCGACTCGAACAACCGCGCCCTGCTGCACAATCTGGCGGCCCTGCTCCGGCCAGGCGGCGTGGCGCTCATGGATTACCTGAACGCGGCCCACCTGCGGGAAAACCTCGTGCTCGAAGACGTGGAGGAGCATTCGGGCAGGCGCGTCCACAACCGCCGGACCATCGAGGGCAAGCGCATCGTCAAGCGCATGAGCATCGAATACCTCGATTCCGGCGCCACCCGCGAAGTGGTGGAATCGGTCCGCGTCTACGAGCCCGCGGAATTGGCCGGGCTGGCCGTGGAAGCGGGGCTCAAGCTGCGCGCGGAATGCGGAGACTACTCCGGAAATGGGTTCCGGCCGGATTCTCCGCGATGGCTGGCCTTCTTCGAGCGGTCAAAGGGGGAATAG
- the murD gene encoding UDP-N-acetylmuramoyl-L-alanine--D-glutamate ligase, with protein MARTIVLGAGKSGLAAARFLASRGIEAVVTDSKAQPSPAQIEALLQGQIPAVWGGHPLSLLDGCAEVVLSPGISPGVPFAVEALRRGIPVIGEIELAHRALRARSDGSRILAITGTNGKSTTTDLLAHLLGSSGLKAVACGNLGKPFLQAVVENGPGTIYALELSSYQLETIQDFHAEGAAFLNLTPDHLARHGTLESYRRTKLRIFQRQAEMDLRVVPASHPEWWSDAPGTAATAMFGWEAPAGPGAFCGSDGWLRAKDIDGSITDILHRSELKIPGGHNVENALVALLLAWHGGAPMESIRGGLRTYPGLAHRIAFCGERNGIRAYNDSKGTNVDATAIAVRALPGPLVLLLGGTDKGSGYLPLREELQGKLRKLVFLGEAVPQLERDLGDLPHDVVPAFDEAVRHALGLARSGDQVLLSPACASFDQFNNFEERGERFEALVREWVEP; from the coding sequence ATGGCCAGGACGATCGTGTTGGGAGCTGGGAAATCCGGGTTGGCCGCCGCCCGCTTCCTGGCTTCCCGGGGCATCGAGGCCGTGGTCACGGACAGCAAAGCTCAGCCTTCGCCTGCCCAGATCGAAGCGCTGCTGCAGGGCCAGATCCCGGCGGTCTGGGGCGGCCATCCCCTCTCCCTGCTCGACGGCTGCGCCGAGGTGGTCCTGAGCCCGGGCATCAGCCCAGGGGTTCCATTCGCGGTGGAGGCCCTCCGGCGCGGCATTCCCGTCATCGGCGAGATCGAGCTGGCGCACCGCGCCCTGCGCGCAAGATCGGATGGCTCCCGCATTCTGGCCATCACGGGCACCAACGGGAAAAGCACCACCACGGACCTGCTCGCGCACCTCCTGGGGAGCAGCGGGCTCAAGGCCGTCGCCTGTGGAAACCTGGGAAAGCCCTTCCTGCAGGCCGTGGTGGAAAACGGTCCCGGCACGATCTACGCATTGGAGCTTTCCAGCTACCAACTGGAGACCATCCAGGATTTCCACGCGGAGGGCGCGGCCTTCCTGAATCTCACACCGGACCACCTGGCGCGCCATGGGACCCTGGAATCCTATCGCCGGACCAAACTGCGCATCTTCCAACGGCAGGCCGAGATGGATCTGCGCGTGGTGCCGGCCTCCCATCCGGAGTGGTGGTCGGACGCGCCTGGAACGGCTGCCACCGCGATGTTCGGATGGGAGGCGCCGGCTGGGCCGGGTGCCTTCTGCGGGTCCGATGGCTGGCTCCGCGCCAAGGATATCGATGGCTCCATCACTGACATCCTGCACCGCTCGGAGCTGAAGATTCCCGGCGGCCACAACGTTGAGAATGCGCTCGTGGCCCTGCTGCTGGCCTGGCATGGAGGCGCGCCCATGGAGTCGATCCGCGGCGGGCTGCGCACTTATCCCGGCCTGGCGCACCGCATCGCTTTCTGTGGGGAAAGGAACGGCATCCGCGCCTACAACGATTCCAAGGGCACCAACGTGGATGCCACGGCCATCGCCGTCCGGGCCCTCCCGGGGCCGCTGGTGCTGCTGCTGGGCGGTACGGACAAAGGCAGCGGCTATCTGCCGCTGCGGGAAGAACTGCAAGGGAAACTGCGCAAGCTCGTCTTCCTGGGGGAGGCCGTCCCGCAACTGGAGCGGGACCTGGGCGATCTGCCCCACGACGTGGTCCCCGCCTTCGATGAGGCCGTGCGCCACGCGCTAGGCCTTGCGAGGAGCGGCGATCAGGTGCTGCTGAGCCCGGCCTGCGCCAGTTTCGACCAGTTCAACAACTTCGAAGAGCGGGGCGAGCGGTTCGAGGCGCTGGTGAGGGAATGGGTCGAACCCTAG
- a CDS encoding EAL domain-containing protein has product MTTDILHSLLSFQRPLVPYAHPIYSVRSARIMAQEMLFRYKDESGEMLTVGTIFADDAVPYEDKVRLDMVCLDAAFKLLSGTVPVDRMHFINLEPSTLAHPEFWSHLPRWVGGLEVNPGQVVVEFTESHSLHRLDELQVYAKRLRDHGLKIAVDDLGAGVASLTHMARLAPDFIKADRSLVEQVHRRPYQAALLNALAHFAEHMRVGFIAEGVELYEELISVMDADVPWVQGFVYGRPEPILDLEAAIKAAQGQGQQAS; this is encoded by the coding sequence TTGACCACGGACATCCTCCACAGCCTCCTCAGCTTCCAGCGGCCCCTGGTGCCTTATGCGCACCCGATCTACAGCGTCCGCAGCGCGCGGATCATGGCTCAGGAGATGCTTTTCCGCTACAAGGATGAAAGCGGCGAGATGCTCACCGTGGGGACCATCTTCGCGGATGACGCCGTCCCCTACGAAGACAAGGTCCGCCTGGACATGGTCTGCCTCGATGCGGCCTTCAAGCTGCTATCAGGGACCGTCCCCGTGGACCGGATGCATTTCATCAACCTTGAACCCAGCACCCTGGCCCATCCGGAATTCTGGAGCCATCTGCCGCGTTGGGTAGGCGGCCTAGAAGTGAACCCGGGCCAGGTGGTGGTGGAATTCACCGAGAGCCATTCGCTGCACCGCCTGGATGAGCTCCAGGTGTATGCCAAACGCCTGCGCGATCATGGGTTGAAAATCGCCGTGGACGACCTCGGAGCAGGCGTGGCCTCCCTGACCCACATGGCCAGGCTCGCGCCGGATTTCATCAAGGCCGACCGGAGCCTCGTGGAGCAGGTCCACCGCCGACCCTATCAGGCGGCCCTGTTGAACGCCCTGGCCCACTTTGCCGAGCACATGCGGGTGGGCTTCATCGCCGAGGGAGTCGAGCTGTACGAAGAGCTGATCTCCGTCATGGACGCGGACGTGCCCTGGGTCCAGGGGTTCGTCTACGGCCGCCCGGAACCCATCCTCGACCTCGAAGCCGCCATCAAGGCCGCCCAGGGGCAGGGCCAGCAGGCGTCGTAG
- a CDS encoding 4a-hydroxytetrahydrobiopterin dehydratase: MQWIERDGALHADIKTPDFLTSFNFVSAVVTPAEAMNHHPDIEFGWGYVRIKLTTHDAGGVTDKDRRLAEMIDAAVKHFGS; encoded by the coding sequence ATGCAATGGATCGAACGCGACGGGGCCCTGCACGCCGACATCAAGACACCTGATTTCCTGACCTCCTTCAATTTCGTGAGCGCGGTGGTGACGCCCGCCGAAGCCATGAACCACCACCCGGACATCGAGTTCGGCTGGGGCTATGTGCGCATCAAGCTCACGACCCACGATGCCGGCGGCGTGACCGATAAGGACCGCAGGCTGGCGGAGATGATCGATGCGGCGGTGAAGCACTTCGGGTCATGA
- a CDS encoding phosphoglycerate kinase — MSFRTLKDLDAKGLRVFLRADLNVPLKDGAITDPTRIRETLPTLKRLLDQGASVVLASHLGRPKGEGFEAAFSLAPVAAWLKEQGFDVRLASGVVGEAVETEARALQPGQVLLLENLRFDKGETKNKAEFAAALAKLADAYVNDAFGAAHRAHASVSGMVADFPKDRVAAGFLMEKELAALGRILHNPEKPLVAVMGGAKVSDKIELIHHFLGKADAILIGGAMSYTLLKAEGIPIGTSLCEDDKVEMAKGLIQEAKAKGTRLLLPLDHLVADRLAEDAECALTNDADIPEGRMGLDIGPETVSAYVQEIRAAKTILWNGPLGVFELEPFASGTLTIAEEMADAADGGAFVLVGGGDSVAAAAKAGVIARMSHVSTGGGASLEFLSGLELPGVVALAR, encoded by the coding sequence ATGAGTTTCCGAACCTTGAAGGATCTCGATGCAAAGGGCCTGCGCGTGTTCCTCCGCGCGGACCTGAATGTCCCCTTGAAAGATGGCGCGATCACGGATCCCACCCGCATCCGTGAGACCCTTCCGACCTTGAAGCGCCTGCTGGACCAGGGCGCGTCGGTGGTGCTGGCTTCACACCTGGGCCGGCCCAAGGGTGAAGGCTTTGAAGCGGCCTTTAGCCTTGCGCCGGTGGCGGCTTGGCTCAAGGAGCAGGGATTCGATGTGCGGCTCGCATCCGGCGTTGTGGGCGAGGCTGTGGAAACCGAAGCCCGGGCCCTTCAACCCGGCCAGGTCCTGCTCCTGGAGAACCTCCGGTTCGACAAGGGTGAGACGAAAAACAAAGCGGAATTCGCTGCGGCCCTGGCGAAGCTGGCGGATGCCTATGTCAACGATGCCTTCGGCGCCGCGCACCGGGCCCACGCCTCCGTGAGCGGCATGGTGGCGGATTTCCCGAAAGACCGCGTCGCCGCGGGCTTCCTCATGGAGAAGGAACTCGCCGCGCTGGGCCGCATCCTGCACAACCCGGAAAAGCCTCTGGTCGCGGTCATGGGCGGAGCCAAGGTATCGGACAAGATCGAGCTCATCCATCATTTCCTGGGCAAGGCCGACGCCATCCTCATTGGCGGGGCCATGAGCTACACGCTGTTGAAGGCCGAAGGAATCCCCATCGGCACGAGCCTCTGCGAGGACGACAAGGTGGAAATGGCCAAGGGGCTCATCCAGGAGGCCAAGGCCAAGGGCACCCGCCTGCTGCTGCCCCTGGACCACCTGGTGGCCGACCGCCTGGCGGAGGACGCCGAATGCGCGCTCACCAATGATGCGGACATCCCCGAGGGGCGGATGGGGCTGGACATCGGGCCGGAAACCGTGTCCGCCTACGTCCAGGAGATCCGCGCCGCGAAAACGATTCTATGGAACGGCCCCTTGGGGGTTTTCGAGCTGGAGCCCTTTGCCAGCGGCACTCTGACCATCGCCGAGGAGATGGCGGATGCGGCCGATGGTGGCGCCTTCGTGCTGGTGGGCGGTGGCGACAGCGTGGCCGCGGCCGCCAAGGCGGGGGTCATCGCCCGCATGAGCCATGTCTCCACCGGCGGCGGCGCCAGCCTGGAATTCCTGAGCGGATTGGAATTGCCCGGCGTGGTTGCGCTGGCGCGCTAG
- the rbfA gene encoding 30S ribosome-binding factor RbfA — MNRPERLEDQIQFLLSTIVLRELRDPELGFVTITAVRLTPDRSQARVYFTALPTEGGSDEAQTALSRKALGRAAGFLRTHLAKVLDMKRVPELKFFPDASLAEGNRMESLLAELEKERAARPVEPEAPETPEA, encoded by the coding sequence ATGAACCGCCCCGAACGCCTTGAAGACCAGATCCAGTTCCTGCTGTCCACCATCGTCTTGAGAGAGCTGCGGGATCCGGAGCTGGGTTTTGTCACCATCACCGCAGTGCGCCTGACTCCGGACCGCAGCCAGGCGCGGGTCTACTTCACGGCCCTCCCCACGGAGGGAGGATCCGATGAGGCCCAGACCGCCCTGAGCAGGAAAGCCCTGGGGCGCGCCGCCGGATTCCTGCGCACCCATCTGGCCAAGGTATTGGACATGAAGCGGGTGCCGGAGCTGAAATTCTTCCCCGATGCCTCCCTCGCCGAAGGCAACCGCATGGAGAGCCTCCTCGCGGAACTGGAAAAGGAGCGGGCCGCGCGGCCCGTCGAACCCGAGGCCCCAGAGACGCCGGAAGCCTGA